The following are encoded in a window of Arvicanthis niloticus isolate mArvNil1 chromosome 1, mArvNil1.pat.X, whole genome shotgun sequence genomic DNA:
- the LOC117703268 gene encoding olfactory receptor 10Z1-like: MGNHTTVTTFLLWGFSSFPELQNLLFAVIFLSHMTILLANASIMVAIKLNHNLHTPMYFFLFALSFSETCTTIVILPRMLADLLSESKAISLHECATQMFFFFGLAANNCFIMAAMSYDRYTAIHSPLHYHIFMTPKICFQLIMVSCVIGFLCSFSITFTIFNLSFCDSNTIQHFFCDISPLVHLACDYTAHHAIIIFMLSAFVLVGSFALIMISYVFIVFLVVKMPSAHGRHKAFSTCSSHLTVVSVHYGFACFVYLIPKNSDSFREDMLMAVTYTVLTPLLNPIVYSLRNKEMQTALRKVLDSINKILPCLTIKKPEHLRTIIKH; this comes from the coding sequence ATGGGCAATCACACCACAGTGACCACATTCCTTCTGTGGGGTTTCTCCAGTTTCCCAGAGCTACAAAATTTACTCTTTGCTGTGATTTTCCTTTCCCATATGACCATCCTCTTAGCAAATGCATCCATCATGGTGGCCATCAAGCTCAATCACAACCTTCATACtcccatgtacttttttctctttgCCCTGTCCTTTTCAGAAACATGCACCACTATTGTGATCTTGCCCCGAATGTTAGCTGACTTGCTTTCAGAGAGCAAGGCCATCTCTCTTCATGAGTGTGCCACacagatgtttttcttctttggattGGCTGCCAACAACTGTTTCATTATGGCTGCCATGTCCTATGACCGTTACACTGCCATCCACAGCCCACTGCATTATCATATCTTTATGACCCCAAAGATCTGCTTTCAGCTCATAATGGTTTCCTGTGTCATTGGGTTCCTTTGTTCTTTCAGTATCACCTTCACCATATTCAACTTGTCTTTCTGTGACTCCAACACTATCCAGCACTTTTTCTGTGATATTTCACCCTTGGTTCATCTTGCCTGTGATTACACTGCTCATCAtgcaataattatttttatgctCTCTGCATTTGTGCTGGTGGGAAGCTTTGCTTTAATCATGATTTCCTATGTCTTCATAGTATTCCTTGTTGTAAAAATGCCTTCTGCACATGGGAGGCATAAAGCCTTCTCAACTTGCTCCTCCCACCTCACAGTTGTATCTGTTCACTATGGATTTGCCTGCTTTGTCTACTTGATACCCAAGAACAGTGACTCCTTCCGTGAAGACATGCTAATGGCTGTCACATATACAGTACTGACACCTCTGCTCAACCCCATTGTTTACAGcctaagaaacaaagaaatgcagACAGCCCTGAGGAAGGTACTAGACAGTATCAATAAAATTTTACCTTGTTTGACAATTAAGAAACCTGAACATTTAAGAACAATTATTAAGCACTGA